Within Takifugu rubripes chromosome 20, fTakRub1.2, whole genome shotgun sequence, the genomic segment tgtgatccagcagaggaAGTGACAGCGCCCTCAGCAGCCTTAAACACATCCGTATACATTTGAACGTGAAATCAGCCTAAACCACGACTGAGAGCTGTGGAGTTCCCATGCTCGAGGATATTTTCTCAGCACTACGGAGGCTCTCGTTTCTCAGGGATACTTTTATCCCAAGTGTCTGTTTCCTTtctttcacctctgctgctgcgtcccAGCATGAAACATAACCCTCCTCCGACCATCCTACCAAGAAATAACACGCGACCGATATCAAGTGGAGGGATGCACCCAACACAGATTTTATATAGGATTCAAAAACATGAACAGCTCACAGCTGTTTTTAATAGAATATTACAAAATAGTTGACTATTACGTGCGCCTGTGTGCAAGACTTAAAGGCTAGAGTGGCTGGATTTCATGATCTTTTAATGTGCAGCTCATGAAGCCATGCTCACCTTATTAGGTTATACACAGCACTAAATATAGTTacaaaaatggagaaatatGGACGTGATCAGCTTCCTTGTGGTCGGCGGTGATTTCATATGCTACACGGTCCTGATGTCAGAATGTTTCCTGTTCTTATTATGCTGAAGGTTAACAAGTATTTTCCATAAAGAGATCGTAGCGTTGTATCCAATGTACTGAAACCCGATATAAAAAATAATAGTAAAGCATTTTCTCAtgacattagcatgcaaatgtcCTAAACCCCAATTCCACAATAAGGAGATGCAATTTTTGATTCATATTTCCCCAACTACATACAGAAACTGGTTTTAAGCAGTCAGAACTTGTTTAACTTTTCTTTAATCTGGAGTCGGGCTGTATCCAGTGCACTACTCACACGTCAAACATACGACGCTACGCTAAATTTAGCATGGAGGCCAGCAGGGACAGCTGATAGTTAGGCTGCGGAGGACGGGACGGAGCTGCTTCAGAAATCAATGAGGGGATCCTGATAGTGGAACACCAGCCTGCAATGGCAGGTTTGAATCTTCATGAAAGAGGAAGTCCTGGCTTCAGCCAACACCTGCGTTACAGCGCCACAACAGCCCAACCGGGACAATCCGACTGCGCAGCACTAAAGATACCGCTAAAATGTAGCACACTGATGCAATATAAAAATCAAACACTCTTTGGTAGCAGCACAAAccaccacgcacacacacacaggcgctctctctccccctcggACTGCTGGTGGCCCCAGCTGCTGGTGGTGATCTGCTACTGTCACACTCAGTGACCTGGTCTCAGCAGTTCTCCGCTGGGATTTTCCATTAGTCTTGTGTATTAAATGACAGAGCTACAGTACAGGGACGTGCACAACAGTCCGAGTATTTGTGAACTGGCTGATCACAGACGCTGGAAATGTGACGTGAATTTTGGATTTAAACACATCGGAACGTTTCAATGAAAATATCCTGCGCCTAATTCAACGGCTCAGCGCTAAGGACATGAACAGCGCCGTTATTTTGCACAATTGATACGAGGATGGGACAGATATATGCCTTCTAGGATTGTCAGCATCATTCATGTGTGTCTGAGCTTTTCAAAGAAAAGCGGAAATGATCAGCACAAGCTCTCTGCTGGGTACACGACGCGCTGGGATTAAGAGCTTAACTTTCACTACAACATTTTCTAAAAAGGATTAAAGGGGGTTAGTGGGGGGACAAACAACTTATCATAATGGCCAATTTTCTGTTTAGTAAAGTGTAAAATGACTTAGAAACAAAACCGCAAATATCTTTTCTTCATATGTCGACGGGTTCGCTGAAAAGGTTTTCTAGAACATTTACAAATGAACACGAATGTGTTTTTTGGGAGGGGAAAGGGCCCAGAGCCACATCAAGAGAGGGCCTTTGTGCCTCTCTGGTACAGATCCTCAGTCAGTTTCTCCTCAGGAATGAGGATTCCAGCTTTCGGAGGTTGATCGTTAACAGTACAAACCGTAGATTACAACCAATTTTTCAGCTGCCAAGTTATGTCTGAGACTGAACTCTTTAGTCAAGTGGACTCACGGGATCGGCCGGCCCACAGAGGTCTCTGAAGGACTGTTGTTGGTCCGTGTCAAGGATCTCGAGGGCCATGCAGGCTCCAGAACACAGTTCGTTCACCATCCCCTGCAGGGAGACTGGAGATTTAGTAGAGCACGGAATATGTAGGCTATTAAAATGCCCACCGCCGTCTACTCACATTGTATTCTGGGACGACACCTTTGTAAACCTCAAAGAACTCCTCAGCATTAGCTCGATCCACGTTGaactgaaaaaagagaaaaagccttaaaacattcattcattcattaatgtgtgcacgtgtggactAAATGTGAGCGCAGAACTCAGCTGACATGGTGAAGGATAGTGGCCATATAGTTCCACCCAGAAAGGAATATTACTGGTTTAATATTTACCATCTGTAGCGCCAACATTTCAAATCCAGCCTCAGAGATGGTGTTTAGGATCTTCCCAGTCAGACCTGCAAATAAAAGCAATTTATCGTTTGTAGGAAGATGTTTAGTGCCACATCAAACCTTATTCATAGAAAAGGCCAGCAACTGTCCCAAATTTATATCCTGTAATTTACATCAAATGATGACTTATTTAACCTGGTCCGACGCCCACGGAGACATAAATCTCCTCTTAACTGCATTATCAGTGTCATTTCTTTGGCCTAAGGAAGTGTAATGTGAAGAGATGATTGTTTtaaagcagagaggagctgtgctGTTAATCAGTGTGACACGCGTTACCACGGCAACGGCGAAGGCAGGATGATGAATGTGTGACAAGGACAGTTAAGGTCAAAGTGAGACGGACACATCACCGAAGGAGCTCCggtctgatgatgtcatcccgACATCCTGATAAAAACGAGCTCGTTTAGCTAATAGACAGCAGGTTCTTTCTAAATGcggctccgtgtgtgtgtgtgtgtgtgtgtgtgtgtgtgcgttcatgCGGAGGTGTTTGGTCTAGACCAGGTGCTGCAGACTGCCTGGATCCAGAACGGGGGGACTGCAGCAGGTAAGCAACTACCTTTCCGAGCCGCCTGTGGCTGAACAACGTCACGCATCTCAGCTCCCAAAACAGCTGGTGCTGTTGCTAGGAGATCTTATTCTGGGTGCCTGGCAACAGAAGCCTCTCTATTCTGGTCATGTCTGAtaagattctcagtcatcctgTCCTCTGTCAGCGTGGTAACGTCCCTGCTCCCTGCACAAATGGCCACAGCTCCATTTCATCCTCAGCGAGTGACATCCTGAAACCAAGTGAGTTTTGTGGCACCAGTTTGTCGCTGGACAGGCAAACGGTCCCAGTTTGAGCTCCGCTGGCCCGTCCTTTCTTTGATCGGGCTCACTATCTCAGCCTCCGACAGTGTCACCAGACCTCTGAAGGGAAACGTCGCACACAATTGCTGACAGCTATCCAAATAAAATAGGGCGGCTCGGCTTGATTCTGGGAGACAGAAACATTAGATGGACCTGGTGCATTCAGAGTGGTGGGAGCACTCACTGGCGGTCAAACCTGCAACCCGGCACTGCCACCTGGGAACCCTCAGCTTTAGTCAGGTGACGGTCACGTTTCAGAGGCCTCATTCAAGCATTTAAATCAGTGTGTCATAGACGATGTTATCGTTAACGATGTCCCTCAGTCACGAGGTGGAAGTCTCCTTTGACCTCCAAAATGGAATCAGTCCATTTGGGCAGAAATCTCAGAAAACCCTTTAAGCTTTCTTCACAATACCACATATTGTTCTACCCACTTCTCTAGAAGGAACCACACATCCTGTTTCAAATAGCAGACTACAACCTTTATATAGAGTCTCATCTACTGCTCCTCAGACCGATGACTTATGACCTTCAGGGACCCGTTTGAATATGGAAATGGAGGAAATGCAATTCTAAATGATTAACCCGACTGTTTGCTAAGGTGTAATGCAGCTTTACTCCAGAGAACGTTGAATAGTTACATGTTAACCTCGATTGTGTGCTGCTCAATTTTTGCCCTGAGGTCAAACGTGTTTTGATGGCTTTTCTCTCACACACTTTTCTCAGGGCAACTATTTTCAACATGTCatggcaggaaacacacacaatgcaaGCGCGTAAGAGGATGGCAGCAAATCAGCAAGGTGTGGCCAACAACGTGCACTATACACACACTATACTTCCAGAAACTACGGGTTGTCATATAAAAACCTTTCTATGTGTCGCAACAGTCAAAATGTCTGAGGTTTAGAATGTCTACATACTTGGAACAACCTTCAGCACATAGATATTTGCTTCTTTTGCTCACCTTTATTTATAATGCCACTTGGATAAACATTGCAAGCAGGGACACGCATCTCCCAAATAATGGAGCTTCGGCAATTTTTCTCCTTGTCGTCTTTTAGGACAAACAGATCACGACCTTCACATGCATAAACAACAGGGCTAATTTATAGAAACTGAAACCAAGCCTGGTCTAATTCCGACACTGACCACGTATCTTCCAGATAAATCTGATATCAGCTCACGTGAATGATTTTATTAAGGCTTAGATGTCCAGAACTAGCTGCACAGTTCTGGCTGGTCAACAAGTTTCTGTGCGCATACTTCAGCTAAGTCTGGTGAATTCCCATTTCACAGGTCACAGCTTCAGTGGCATGTTCCTTCGACAGGGATCAAGGCTGGGATTTGAATTAATCCAAAGCCAAAGTTGGTAACTACGTGCTTGATTAACAGCCATAGAAAGTAGGGAGAGAACCAGCAAAGGGACATGTAGTTAAATCACTTTATGGGAGTATGATCCTGATTCCGAGGGGTCTGTGTAAAGCATGAATACTACCAGAATGTATGTAATTCATTACAATTAATATTTACACCGTCAAGCTTTGTGAGCCAAGAGTCCATGCAGTTACACCTCTTACGTAAGAGTGTGTGAGACACACAGTACTACACACACCCTTGTCTAAACTCCACCTAGttgcaaaaacacaatttttagTATGATTTTCgacaatgttttattcattctttaCCCTAATTGCCCTCCTGTGTTGCTGGAATCTCATTCGTATCTACAGATGCTGCTTGATTGTTCTGTTACAAATGCAACTGATGAGTTGGGGTTGGTTTCCTTACCTTCAGCAATGGCGTGAGGCTTGATGATGCAGCACGTGCTGTCTGTGTAGGTGGCTGTGTTGGGCGGACCGTAGCCAATGGTGGATGGAAAGAAGAACTCAAGCTCCTGATCAgacaaacagaataaatataCTTTAAAAAGTACCTGTggtaacaaaaaaacaagatttcacCTCCTTCACTATTGTACACTGGTGATACCATCAGTTTggaaggtcacttcctgtctgtcacctgaTCACAACACCAGGATGTTTGCCAGATGTGGTTTAGGGACTTAATATCAAACATAAAGGTGGAGTTGAGAGCGTTCAGAGGGTCTGAGACTCGTGTCATCATATAGGTTAGCCGCTTCCTTACTCGTGCTGCTGCAGCGAGGGAGTCGGAGCCGTGGCCAAAATTTCTGATGCCATCTGTTCCAAACTGGGCACGGGCGCTCTGCGGAGCCTCCCTCTGCGCCCCAGAGGACTCAGCAGGACCAAGAAACTTCTTCCAGGCAGATACAGCCTCATCACCCATCAGCTCCATGGCAACCACAGGGCCCGAGGACAAAAAGTGCACCGAATTACTGGAAAGCAAACCAACGGTCAAATCATCATTCGCAGGACTGAAACGCAGGCAGGTGGCCTGAATGAACCATAACGCTACATTATTGTCATGGGTTCTGGTAATATACAGGAGCTGATATCACAAACGTTGTGAGCAATGAAGCCAAACGGAAACTCACTTAAAGAAAGGCTTTGACTGATGCTCCGCATAAAAGTCTGCCGCTTGGCTCCTGGAACAGAACAAAACCATAACAGAGTTCATACCAGAAGGACAGTTTGTACCAGAAAGACAGTTAAAAAGGAAGTTTGCAGAATCtttattcccatttttcctCTCTAAACAGTAGAGAGACAAAGGAAACAATAACTCTGAGGGGACGAGGCGGGACGGGGAACTATTTTTTTgcatgatttttatttttgcactatTTATTACTTTTAATATTAGCTGTTAAAGCGAACATTGACTTGTGCCTGGGATTTTATGCCAGATATACTTTGGTATCACATGACTGGGATTAAATTATGCTTTATTGTCATTTAGATGTATATGCAAGTGCAGACAAAATGAAAGGGTGTTTCTCAAAGAACCAAAGAACGAAGTTACTTTCGAGCAAACATACCTATGCTGGCACACCCACACAACCACCCTGAGACATGAAGCAGCAGAGTTGTCAGTAAGGCAGTTTCATGCAGTGAAATGTCCAAAGTCACGCTGGCCAAATAGCTCCAAACACAGCTCCGACAGTCAGAACAGTAACTAGAAATGTGTGCCTCAGCATCACCTTAATGTAAAATTGCTTTTTAATGCGCCTGCTATCAGGCGAGgatagattttattttaataactaGCAAGAAGAAGCGCCTCATAAACCCCCCAACAACCTGCCAGCCTAAAGTGTGTGAGACAACAGAGGCACCTGAGCAGACGTGGGTTCATGTAAGGACACCTGACagcctgtgtctctgcagtcaGAGTCGTAGTTTAATGAAACACTCCCAGCAGGGAAGCGTCGACCTTACCATGTAAGCTTCGTCATTTTAGCTTTGGTCACAATCAGGTTGGAGGCGTAGATCTTTTCAAGGACTTCACCAATCTTGGTAACCGCATCAGGTTTTATCAAAGCAAGAGTTCTGAGGATGAAGAATAGAGTAAACCCAATTATAAACGAAAGACTCAGCAACACTTCAAGGTATAATTTTATGCATAAGGTATAAATCTATTCAGGTTATCCTTAAACAGCTTGATTTAGGTCACTTTTATGTTCATAATAGTGTTTTTCAGGAtatatttactgtgtgtgtgtgtgtgtgtgtgtgtggctgttttcTTTGTAAGTAGGTTATTTCTTGGGACCATTTTTGACCAAATATTTTAGGTCATTGCAATAGGACATGGATTTCATCACACGCTACTATTAATTTACCAAAATAGCTATCAGCTAATCTAATTTAACTACATATTTATCACTTTATCAACCAATGGGACACAAAGAATGTAGGTGGACAAGACCAGGCGTATCTGCCCCACGTGTCACGCAATCATACCGTTCTTTTTTGCTGCCCAGTTTGTTTGCTGTGTATTCGTCTCCATAGTCCATCAAATTCAGCTGTCGCGAGAACACTTTCACTCGATTCCCAATAAACAGGTCCTTAGGATCAAGGTCAtcgtatttgatccttttcaagaacttttgctgctttttcatATCAAACTGTGAAGACAAGTGTAGATGAGTTAACAAAACGTATTAGCAGTGGTTCTCAACATATGTAATTGATGCTAGCTGTGCTGAGAAATCACACAGTGGGAATTATCTCTATATAATTAGAACTAGTTTTtcccaatttaaaaaaaaacaacaaatacaaaattATTTCGACATTTAAAAagttattaaaaataaagatacaTTTTctgtaattattttaaatgacatgAAAATGAATTCTTATTCTGTAACATAGAACTTACACCAACAGACATATTATTTTATGTTGGGATCCTCTTTATAAAGTGCTGGAGCTACATGCAGATGATTGACAGCAGATTAAACGTGTACCATTTCCACCGAGCCATCGTTGGGATAGTAAAAGAGTTGGAAACACCGTAGAACAGCTGCGATCGGGTCGAACCACTCGGTCAGGAAAGCATAGCGCTCCTCCTAACAAGAAACATGGTTAAAATCAGCAAAATCAGGCAGGTTTTTAATCATCTCACATTATGAATGAGTGTGAAATTCTCTATTACCGTGTAAACAAACACATGTCATGATTGTGTCATATTTTGATGCTATTATATTTTTAAGAAGCAACTTCATTTAAGATTAGTTGATTGAGTAAGTCTTGGTTAACAGAAGGTTAAAGGTGTTAGTTTAATTGTACCAGGCCTGATTCCATCTCACACATGCAGATAGTGAAAAATGCAACATGTGGCTCAAATTGGAAACTTTTCTGTAGCACTAAAAGGCAAATCCATCCCATAATATAAAGTCAACTCAGGGGACTTGGGCTGGTCTCA encodes:
- the LOC101061595 gene encoding nucleoside diphosphate kinase 7; protein product: MEERYAFLTEWFDPIAAVLRCFQLFYYPNDGSVEMFDMKKQQKFLKRIKYDDLDPKDLFIGNRVKVFSRQLNLMDYGDEYTANKLGSKKERTLALIKPDAVTKIGEVLEKIYASNLIVTKAKMTKLTWSQAADFYAEHQSKPFFNNSVHFLSSGPVVAMELMGDEAVSAWKKFLGPAESSGAQREAPQSARAQFGTDGIRNFGHGSDSLAAAARELEFFFPSTIGYGPPNTATYTDSTCCIIKPHAIAEGLTGKILNTISEAGFEMLALQMFNVDRANAEEFFEVYKGVVPEYNGMVNELCSGACMALEILDTDQQQSFRDLCGPADPEVSRLLRPNTLRALFGKDKVKNAVHCTDLPEDRVLEVEYFFKILDG